The Aminithiophilus ramosus genome contains a region encoding:
- a CDS encoding Hsp33 family molecular chaperone HslO — MRNESNEAAQAPQALVVRALVGGEEARLLAVEARELVAHLKALHRLSGTATAALGRLSMASLLMADDMKKSRRARVTLSVDGDGPLGKIVADAESEGVMRGFVANPSAEPEPKGPGKWNVAAAVGSGTLSVIKDLGLKEPVRGQVPLRSGEIAEDVAAYYVRSEQTRTALALGVLEHEGVVVAAGGLMVQLFPDTTEAFADEVERRFRSLPQLSGLFLQEEGNVRRVVERFASGLDLYWLGRQEYRFGCRCDRDVASAGLMAALGGESVDESQEVRCHFCNTSYLFSPDEIADLQRRQRS; from the coding sequence ATGAGAAACGAAAGCAACGAAGCGGCGCAGGCCCCTCAGGCCCTCGTCGTCCGGGCCCTCGTCGGAGGTGAGGAGGCCCGTCTCCTCGCCGTCGAGGCCCGGGAATTGGTGGCCCATCTCAAGGCCCTCCACCGTCTGTCGGGAACGGCCACGGCCGCCCTGGGCCGTCTTTCCATGGCCTCTCTCCTCATGGCCGACGACATGAAAAAGAGCCGTCGGGCCCGAGTCACCCTTTCCGTCGACGGCGACGGACCGCTGGGCAAGATCGTCGCCGACGCCGAATCGGAGGGGGTCATGCGGGGATTCGTCGCCAACCCCTCGGCCGAGCCCGAGCCCAAAGGGCCTGGCAAGTGGAACGTCGCCGCCGCCGTGGGCTCGGGAACCCTGTCGGTCATCAAAGACCTGGGATTGAAGGAGCCGGTCCGAGGCCAGGTTCCTCTCCGTTCGGGAGAGATCGCCGAAGACGTGGCGGCCTACTACGTCCGATCCGAACAGACCAGGACGGCCCTCGCCCTGGGCGTTCTCGAACACGAGGGCGTCGTCGTCGCCGCGGGGGGACTGATGGTCCAGCTCTTTCCCGACACGACGGAGGCCTTCGCCGACGAAGTGGAGCGCCGGTTCCGCTCCCTGCCCCAGCTGAGCGGCCTCTTCCTCCAAGAGGAGGGAAACGTGAGGCGCGTCGTCGAACGTTTCGCCTCGGGCCTCGACCTCTACTGGCTGGGCCGTCAGGAATACCGTTTCGGCTGTCGCTGCGACCGTGACGTGGCCTCGGCCGGCCTTATGGCGGCCCTGGGAGGGGAGAGCGTCGACGAGAGCCAGGAGGTCCGCTGTCATTTCTGCAACACCTCCTACCTCTTCTCCCCCGACGAGATCGCCGACCTTCAGAGGAGGCAGAGATCATGA
- the lptB gene encoding LPS export ABC transporter ATP-binding protein, whose amino-acid sequence MECRLQARNLAKSFKGRKVVQGVSLSVAQGEIVGLLGPNGAGKTTTFYMIVGLVRPDSGSLSIGGRELAGLEMYRRARLGLGYLPQEASVFRDLSVRENLLLVLEEMGRPPVERREMAERLIEDFGLQKIVDIAGYALSGGERRRVEIARALAIMPEFLLLDEPFSGIDPIAVYDIQQLIVGLRRKGYGILLTDHNVRETLAITDRAYLIHQGQILIEGTPSVVAGSDVARKFYLGERFTW is encoded by the coding sequence ATGGAATGTCGCCTCCAGGCCAGGAACCTGGCCAAGAGTTTCAAGGGGCGCAAGGTCGTCCAGGGCGTCTCCCTTTCCGTAGCCCAAGGGGAGATCGTGGGGCTTCTGGGGCCCAACGGCGCGGGCAAGACGACGACCTTCTACATGATCGTCGGCCTCGTCCGGCCCGACTCGGGGAGCCTCTCCATCGGAGGGCGGGAGCTGGCCGGCCTGGAGATGTATCGCCGAGCCCGCCTGGGCCTGGGCTATCTGCCCCAGGAGGCCTCCGTCTTTCGCGATCTCTCCGTCAGGGAGAACCTCCTCCTCGTGCTGGAGGAGATGGGCCGCCCTCCGGTCGAACGGCGCGAAATGGCCGAACGACTCATCGAGGACTTCGGCCTTCAGAAGATCGTCGACATAGCGGGCTACGCCCTCAGCGGCGGCGAGCGCCGCCGCGTCGAAATAGCCCGGGCCCTGGCCATCATGCCCGAATTTCTCCTCCTCGACGAGCCCTTCAGCGGCATCGATCCTATCGCCGTCTACGACATCCAGCAGCTCATCGTCGGCCTGAGGCGCAAGGGGTACGGCATCCTTCTCACGGACCACAACGTCCGGGAAACGCTGGCCATCACCGACCGCGCCTACCTCATCCACCAGGGGCAGATTCTCATCGAGGGGACGCCCTCCGTCGTGGCCGGAAGCGACGTGGCCCGCAAATTCTATCTGGGAGAGCGCTTCACCTGGTGA
- the murJ gene encoding murein biosynthesis integral membrane protein MurJ, whose protein sequence is MSSSLARMVRHALTMMVGTLASRLLGLAREMVTAALFGATRQLDAFFIAYTLANLSRQLLAEGALSAAFVPVFSQVLVRDGRDRARSLACQALTVLVVAGVAVVAAGFFLAPLLVRLMAPGFSAEESVLALGLTRQILPFLLLMSLSALAMGVLNSMDRFFVPSLAPALSNVVYLVVLLASFRLWGIWALPVAVLCGGLVQFLLQWFWAGRLGVLLLPARPDRRDTDLRRMFFLFFPYAAGLSLNQVNPIVSRMLGSFLEEGAISVLNYADRILQLPLGLFVIAISQAVLPLLARHVLDGEELFAEVTRDALRFALFIVLPVSAGLFLVSDEMVHLLFRRGAFDDWAWHATSQALSMYALGLPGMALTTVIMRALYARGLPRDALFVTASSVGVNLLFCLLLMGPLSYRGLALASSLAFAGAAAVGYHRLCGSLGRPLKLLRWSWLVRLLPGLVALVAVVALFRFFCPYPPTANLSLRAAWVLSVTVAGGGAYGLLTALARAQEWNWLSNACRKDDPS, encoded by the coding sequence ATGTCGTCCTCGCTTGCAAGGATGGTCCGCCACGCCCTGACGATGATGGTCGGAACTCTGGCCAGCCGTCTCCTGGGCCTGGCCCGGGAAATGGTCACGGCGGCCCTCTTCGGCGCCACGCGGCAGCTTGACGCCTTCTTCATCGCCTATACCCTGGCCAATCTCTCTCGCCAGCTCCTGGCCGAGGGAGCCCTTTCGGCGGCCTTCGTCCCCGTCTTCTCCCAGGTCCTTGTCCGTGACGGCAGAGACAGGGCCCGCTCCCTGGCCTGTCAGGCCCTGACGGTCCTCGTCGTCGCCGGCGTCGCCGTCGTGGCCGCCGGATTTTTCCTGGCCCCTCTCCTGGTCCGCCTCATGGCGCCGGGCTTCTCGGCCGAAGAATCGGTCCTGGCGTTGGGCCTGACGCGGCAGATCCTGCCCTTCCTGCTCCTCATGTCTCTGTCTGCCCTGGCCATGGGCGTTCTCAACAGCATGGACCGCTTCTTCGTCCCCTCTCTCGCCCCGGCCCTGAGCAACGTCGTCTACCTCGTCGTGCTTCTGGCCTCTTTCCGCCTCTGGGGCATCTGGGCCCTTCCCGTGGCCGTCCTCTGCGGCGGCCTCGTCCAGTTTCTCCTCCAATGGTTCTGGGCGGGGCGTCTCGGCGTTCTGCTCCTTCCCGCCAGGCCCGATCGGAGGGACACAGACCTCAGGCGCATGTTCTTCCTCTTCTTCCCCTACGCCGCAGGGCTCTCTCTCAATCAGGTCAACCCCATCGTGAGCCGCATGCTCGGCTCCTTCCTGGAGGAGGGGGCCATCTCCGTCCTCAACTACGCCGACAGAATCCTTCAGCTCCCCCTGGGCCTTTTCGTCATCGCCATCTCCCAGGCCGTCCTCCCTCTCCTGGCCCGGCACGTCCTCGACGGGGAGGAGCTCTTCGCCGAAGTGACCCGCGATGCCCTGCGCTTCGCCCTCTTCATCGTTCTCCCCGTCTCGGCCGGTCTTTTTCTCGTATCCGATGAAATGGTCCACCTCCTCTTCCGGAGAGGCGCCTTCGACGACTGGGCCTGGCACGCAACCTCCCAGGCCCTCTCCATGTACGCTCTGGGGCTGCCGGGAATGGCCCTGACGACGGTCATCATGAGGGCCCTCTACGCCCGCGGCCTTCCCCGCGACGCCCTCTTCGTGACGGCCTCCAGCGTCGGGGTCAACCTTCTTTTCTGCCTCCTCCTCATGGGACCTCTCTCCTACAGAGGCCTTGCCCTGGCCTCCTCTCTGGCCTTTGCCGGAGCGGCCGCCGTGGGGTACCATCGTCTCTGCGGGAGCCTGGGCCGTCCGCTGAAACTCCTCCGGTGGAGCTGGCTCGTCCGTCTGCTCCCCGGGCTCGTCGCCCTCGTCGCCGTCGTCGCGCTCTTCCGCTTCTTCTGTCCCTATCCGCCGACGGCCAACCTCTCGCTCCGTGCCGCCTGGGTCCTCTCCGTCACCGTCGCCGGAGGCGGCGCCTATGGCCTCCTCACGGCATTGGCGCGCGCTCAGGAATGGAACTGGCTCTCGAATGCCTGCAGGAAGGATGATCCGTCATGA
- a CDS encoding hydrogenase maturation protease: MCDHVLLFGVGNVLRGDDGAGPALLSLLQRKNLPWLRCRDGGQNPENVLPQMATERAGKILVVDAALMGLPPGSVRQVPPDLLREEISLSGLSLGFLLGCYGRGRDLSLIGIEPLRRGLEKGLSLPVARAVASTARLIESRRWDEIARLTFTR; this comes from the coding sequence ATGTGCGATCACGTTCTGCTTTTCGGCGTGGGTAACGTCCTTCGCGGCGACGACGGCGCGGGACCGGCCCTTCTCTCTCTCCTTCAGAGGAAAAACCTTCCCTGGCTCCGGTGCCGCGACGGCGGGCAGAACCCCGAGAACGTCCTTCCCCAGATGGCGACGGAAAGGGCGGGGAAAATCCTCGTCGTCGACGCGGCCCTCATGGGACTCCCGCCGGGCTCGGTACGGCAGGTCCCTCCCGATCTTCTCCGGGAGGAGATCTCCCTTTCGGGACTGTCCCTCGGCTTTCTCCTCGGCTGTTACGGCAGGGGGCGCGATCTGTCCCTCATCGGCATCGAGCCCCTGCGGCGAGGCCTGGAGAAGGGGCTCTCCCTCCCCGTCGCCCGGGCCGTCGCTTCGACGGCCCGCCTCATCGAGAGTCGCCGATGGGACGAGATCGCCCGGCTGACGTTCACCAGGTGA